One Phycisphaerae bacterium RAS2 DNA window includes the following coding sequences:
- the menB_2 gene encoding 1,4-Dihydroxy-2-naphthoyl-CoA synthase, translating into MPSFIRIVEQGPIARVTLARPELHNAFNDEMMAELTTAFASLGADARVRLIVLEGEGKSFCAGADINWMKRMVGYTIEENVADANVLAKMLRTIRECPRPTVARVHGATFGGGVGLVAACDMAVATAESMFCLSEVKLGIVPAVISPFVLEKIGAGHARRYALTAERFDGREAHRIGLVSHVVDQPADLDPWIEQIAASVGGNGPMAVAACKRILDRVHGQDWNDVQAFTTRQISEIRVSPEGQEGLKSFLEKRKPNW; encoded by the coding sequence ATGCCGAGTTTCATTCGAATTGTCGAGCAAGGCCCGATCGCCCGCGTGACGCTGGCGCGGCCCGAGCTGCACAACGCCTTCAACGATGAGATGATGGCGGAGCTGACGACGGCGTTTGCATCGCTCGGCGCCGACGCGCGCGTGCGCCTGATCGTGTTGGAGGGCGAGGGGAAGAGCTTCTGCGCCGGGGCCGACATCAACTGGATGAAGCGCATGGTCGGCTACACGATCGAGGAGAACGTGGCTGACGCGAACGTGCTGGCGAAGATGCTGCGAACCATCCGCGAATGCCCGCGGCCGACGGTGGCGCGGGTGCATGGGGCGACGTTCGGCGGCGGCGTGGGGCTTGTGGCGGCCTGCGACATGGCTGTGGCGACGGCTGAATCGATGTTCTGCTTGAGCGAAGTGAAGCTGGGTATTGTCCCGGCGGTGATATCGCCGTTTGTATTGGAGAAGATCGGCGCGGGCCACGCGCGGCGGTACGCGTTGACGGCCGAGCGATTCGACGGGCGCGAAGCGCATCGCATCGGCCTCGTGTCGCATGTGGTGGATCAGCCGGCCGATCTCGATCCGTGGATCGAGCAGATCGCGGCGAGCGTGGGCGGGAACGGGCCGATGGCCGTGGCTGCGTGCAAGCGGATTCTCGACCGAGTGCATGGTCAGGATTGGAACGACGTGCAGGCTTTTACGACGCGGCAGATTTCGGAGATTCGCGTGTCGCCGGAAGGGCAAGAGGGTCTCAAGTCGTTCCTGGAGAAGCGTAAACCGAATTGGTGA
- the accA1 gene encoding Acetyl-/propionyl-coenzyme A carboxylase alpha chain: MKHFRKILIANRGEIAVRIAATLREMGIAVVAVYSNPDAGALHVRAADEAYPLEGAKSAETYLRGDKIIDIARRCGADAIHPGFGFLSENEDFARACADAMITFIGPTPEVIRDMGDKIVAKAKFAAAGVPIVPGWSGDAHDDFDTIAGHADRIGYPVLIKAAAGGGGKGMRVVKKPEELAAGLESARREATAAFGDGRVFLEKYLVNPRHIEVQIFGDHHGNVVHLFERECSIQRRHQKIIEESPSPALSPALREQICGAAVRAAKAIGYTNAGTVEFILSESGEFYFLEVNTRLQVEHPVTEAVTQRDLVRAQVQVAAGQPLPFRQESIRQIGHAIEARIYAEDASRNFMPSVGVIACYEPPTGPGVRVDSGVERGSEVTVHYDPMLAKLIVHADTRDEAVERMRRALQDYAVLGVTTNVAFLRDVISHSEFRAGRLHTHFLEQHAVRAPDSAPPEEAVIAAALVATAMGAHAATGPGASRTQRAASQRAAGFSPRGFSTPSDSTVADSPWHGVGRWSNV; this comes from the coding sequence ATGAAACACTTTCGCAAAATCCTGATTGCCAATCGCGGCGAGATTGCCGTGCGAATCGCGGCGACGTTGCGCGAGATGGGCATCGCCGTCGTGGCGGTGTATTCCAATCCCGACGCGGGCGCGCTTCACGTTCGTGCAGCCGATGAGGCGTACCCACTTGAGGGCGCGAAATCTGCGGAGACGTATCTGCGCGGCGACAAGATCATTGACATCGCCCGCCGCTGCGGGGCCGACGCGATTCACCCCGGCTTCGGGTTTTTGTCGGAGAACGAGGATTTCGCGCGAGCCTGTGCCGATGCGATGATCACCTTCATCGGCCCGACGCCCGAGGTCATTCGTGACATGGGTGACAAGATCGTGGCCAAGGCGAAGTTCGCGGCCGCCGGCGTGCCGATCGTGCCGGGCTGGTCCGGCGACGCGCACGATGACTTCGACACCATCGCGGGGCATGCCGATCGGATCGGGTATCCGGTGCTGATCAAGGCGGCGGCCGGCGGCGGCGGCAAGGGCATGCGCGTCGTGAAGAAGCCTGAAGAGCTTGCCGCCGGGCTGGAGTCGGCGCGGCGCGAGGCGACTGCGGCCTTCGGCGACGGCCGCGTGTTCCTGGAGAAGTACCTCGTCAACCCGCGCCACATCGAAGTGCAGATCTTCGGCGATCATCATGGCAACGTGGTGCATCTCTTCGAGCGCGAATGCTCGATCCAGCGCCGGCACCAAAAGATCATCGAGGAGTCGCCCTCCCCCGCGCTGTCGCCCGCCCTGCGCGAGCAGATCTGCGGCGCGGCCGTGCGCGCGGCCAAGGCCATCGGTTACACCAACGCCGGCACGGTGGAATTCATCCTTTCCGAGTCGGGCGAGTTCTACTTTCTCGAAGTCAACACGCGGTTGCAGGTTGAGCACCCGGTCACCGAGGCCGTCACCCAGCGCGATCTCGTGCGGGCGCAGGTGCAGGTTGCCGCGGGGCAGCCGCTTCCGTTTCGACAGGAATCCATCCGTCAGATCGGCCACGCGATCGAGGCGCGGATTTACGCCGAGGACGCGTCGCGCAACTTCATGCCGTCGGTCGGGGTCATCGCCTGCTACGAGCCGCCGACCGGGCCGGGCGTGCGCGTGGACAGCGGCGTGGAGCGGGGCAGCGAGGTCACCGTGCACTACGACCCGATGCTTGCGAAGCTGATCGTTCACGCCGACACGCGCGACGAGGCCGTCGAGCGGATGCGACGGGCGCTGCAGGATTACGCCGTGCTCGGCGTAACGACAAACGTCGCCTTTTTGCGGGACGTGATCTCCCACTCCGAGTTTCGCGCCGGTCGCCTGCACACGCATTTTCTGGAGCAGCACGCCGTTCGCGCGCCCGACTCCGCGCCGCCGGAAGAGGCGGTCATCGCCGCTGCGCTCGTCGCCACCGCGATGGGCGCGCACGCGGCGACCGGCCCGGGCGCCTCGCGCACGCAACGAGCCGCGAGCCAACGAGCCGCGGGCTTCAGCCCGCGCGGCTTTTCGACACCGAGCGATTCCACCGTCGCGGACAGCCCCTGGCACGGCGTCGGCCGATGGAGCAACGTCTGA
- a CDS encoding Trehalase — protein MPDLASASGRAPATSSALDERIDALARTPVLLVACDFDGTIAPIVPTPDQAFPDREAIVALGSLAKMPHTHVTVISGRALADLAHRTRDAEDLHLIGSHGSEFEPGFASALSPEATSLRARLLEALSEIAGRYAGTLLEEKPAAAAFHYRGVQDGAARAALEEVFSGPAAWPGVHLRQGKCVVELSVVETNKGTALTRIRHRVAATAALFLGDDLTDEDAFVTLAGPDVGVKVGDGETRAAYRIADTHAAARLLARLAELRFAWLAGSHAVPIEHHAMLSDQRTFALLDSGGRVVWWCVPRLDATTVFAELLGGPAAGFFEITPIDGEAASARAPRYLSDTFVLETAWPGLRLTDYLDAGDGRAYQRAGRSDLLRVIEGRGRVRIRFAPRLDFGRIATRLTVVEDGLVIEGGSDPIILRAPGIAWSLIDDGPHQTAEAELTVNDDPIVLELRYGTGNLSATNMPESDRRRQTELFWSRWAQSLAVPNLHADAVRRSALVLKALTFGPTGSIAAAATTSLPEEAGGVRNWDYRYCWPRDAAMASASLVRLGSTGGAMKFLDWMLGILDHCEAPDRLRPVYTVTGGHLGAEAELTALPGYRGSRPIRIGNAAAGQVQLDVFGPIAELVALLAERGTPLSSEHWRLVEMMVEAVENRWHEPDHGIWEVRMAKRHHVHSKVMCWQTVDRALKVADYLGRKRPQWPALRERIRADVLEHGFNADAGAFTTAYESPEPDAAALWVGLSGMLPPNDPRFLGTIDCIERKLLHGPTVYRYRMDDGLPGAEGGFHICTTWLIEAMAMTGRIDQASGLLNKLVGLIGPTGLLSEQYDPDAAMALGNYPQAYSHLGLIDAVMRLKAAGE, from the coding sequence ATGCCCGATCTCGCGTCCGCGTCCGGCCGTGCGCCGGCGACATCATCGGCCTTGGACGAGCGAATCGACGCGCTGGCGCGGACGCCGGTCCTTCTTGTCGCTTGCGATTTCGACGGCACGATCGCTCCGATCGTTCCAACGCCCGATCAGGCTTTCCCCGATCGGGAGGCGATCGTGGCCCTTGGATCGCTCGCCAAGATGCCGCATACCCACGTGACCGTCATTTCGGGCCGGGCGCTCGCCGACCTCGCTCATCGCACTCGCGACGCCGAAGACTTGCATCTGATCGGCAGCCACGGAAGCGAGTTCGAACCGGGCTTCGCGTCGGCCTTGTCGCCGGAGGCCACGTCCCTGCGCGCACGGCTCCTCGAGGCATTGAGCGAAATCGCCGGTCGATACGCCGGAACGCTGCTGGAAGAGAAGCCCGCCGCCGCCGCATTCCACTACCGCGGCGTTCAGGACGGCGCCGCGCGGGCCGCGCTGGAGGAGGTTTTTTCGGGGCCGGCGGCGTGGCCGGGGGTGCATCTGCGTCAAGGCAAGTGCGTGGTCGAGTTAAGCGTTGTCGAGACTAACAAGGGAACAGCCTTGACACGAATCCGTCACCGCGTGGCGGCGACCGCGGCCCTTTTCCTGGGCGACGACCTGACCGACGAAGACGCGTTCGTCACTCTGGCCGGCCCCGATGTGGGCGTGAAGGTTGGTGACGGCGAAACGCGCGCGGCGTATCGCATTGCGGACACGCATGCAGCGGCGCGATTGCTGGCGCGCCTCGCGGAGCTGCGCTTCGCATGGCTGGCCGGTTCCCATGCCGTGCCGATCGAGCATCACGCGATGCTCTCGGACCAGCGCACTTTTGCGCTCTTGGATTCGGGCGGTCGCGTGGTCTGGTGGTGCGTTCCGCGCCTGGATGCGACCACGGTCTTCGCGGAGTTGCTGGGCGGCCCGGCGGCCGGCTTCTTCGAGATCACGCCCATTGATGGCGAAGCTGCGAGCGCCCGGGCGCCTCGCTATCTTTCTGATACATTTGTATTGGAAACCGCCTGGCCCGGGTTGCGCCTGACCGACTACCTCGACGCCGGGGACGGGCGGGCCTACCAGCGTGCCGGCCGGTCGGATCTGCTGCGTGTGATTGAGGGGCGGGGGCGCGTGCGCATCCGATTCGCGCCGCGACTGGACTTTGGCCGGATCGCAACGCGCCTGACCGTTGTGGAGGATGGGCTCGTCATCGAGGGCGGATCGGACCCGATTATCCTCCGCGCGCCGGGCATCGCCTGGTCGCTGATCGACGACGGTCCGCACCAGACGGCCGAGGCCGAGTTGACCGTGAACGACGACCCGATTGTGCTCGAGCTTCGCTACGGCACGGGAAATCTGTCCGCGACAAACATGCCGGAGTCGGATCGCCGCCGTCAGACCGAATTGTTCTGGAGCCGCTGGGCGCAGTCGCTGGCCGTGCCAAACCTGCACGCTGACGCCGTGCGGCGCAGCGCGCTGGTGCTCAAAGCGCTGACTTTTGGACCGACCGGCAGCATCGCGGCCGCGGCGACGACGAGCCTCCCCGAAGAGGCGGGCGGCGTGCGCAACTGGGACTATCGCTACTGTTGGCCGCGCGACGCGGCGATGGCGTCGGCCTCGCTCGTGCGACTCGGTTCGACGGGTGGCGCGATGAAGTTTCTTGATTGGATGCTGGGCATACTCGATCACTGCGAAGCGCCCGATCGCCTGCGCCCGGTGTACACCGTGACCGGGGGCCACCTCGGCGCCGAAGCCGAATTGACCGCGCTGCCCGGCTATCGCGGCAGCCGGCCGATTCGCATCGGCAACGCAGCGGCGGGACAGGTTCAGCTCGACGTGTTCGGGCCGATCGCCGAGCTTGTCGCACTCCTCGCCGAGCGCGGCACGCCCCTTTCATCCGAACATTGGCGCCTCGTGGAGATGATGGTCGAGGCGGTGGAGAATCGCTGGCACGAACCGGACCACGGGATCTGGGAAGTGCGCATGGCCAAGCGGCATCACGTTCACTCGAAGGTGATGTGCTGGCAGACCGTCGATCGCGCGCTCAAAGTGGCCGACTACCTCGGTCGCAAGCGGCCGCAGTGGCCGGCCCTGCGCGAGCGCATCCGCGCCGATGTACTGGAGCATGGATTCAACGCGGACGCGGGAGCCTTCACGACGGCATACGAATCGCCCGAGCCGGACGCCGCCGCGCTGTGGGTGGGGCTGTCTGGCATGCTGCCGCCGAATGATCCTCGATTCCTCGGCACCATCGATTGCATAGAGCGGAAACTCCTTCATGGGCCCACTGTGTATCGGTATCGGATGGATGACGGGCTCCCTGGCGCCGAAGGCGGTTTCCATATCTGCACGACGTGGTTGATCGAAGCCATGGCGATGACCGGCCGCATCGACCAGGCCAGCGGACTACTGAACAAATTGGTCGGCTTGATCGGCCCGACCGGGCTTCTGTCGGAACAGTACGATCCTGATGCGGCGATGGCGCTGGGCAACTACCCGCAAGCGTATTCACACCTGGGACTGATCGACGCGGTCATGCGACTCAAAGCGGCGGGAGAGTGA
- the rimO_2 gene encoding Ribosomal protein S12 methylthiotransferase RimO encodes MAAPSVSFVSLGCPKNLVDSEKMLGLIAEAGCPIVSPDDPADVVVVNTCGFLSASREEAVGILRELADQKRAGELKRIVVAGCLVQRDGRGLIGEIPEIDALVGVNNRHDVVRAVLGSKRRSAKSKKTGASAKSRSSASNPRSTASRSLPVVAPDTYLGDYHAASWTEANRSDRARLRLTPTHYAYLRMSEGCNQKCTFCTIPSIRGPMHCKTPDEIMAEARELIDDGALELNLIGQDTTSYGQDLGYEPGLSGLLRMLNTLDGVRWIRLMYAYPSDFTDEMIDAIGQCEKIAPYIDIPLQHINDRVLKAMHRRVTRRETETLLTKLRERIPGVAIRTTFIAGFPGETHAEFQELQRFIAEFGFEAVGVFPYSSEPGTPAHKMKGAIDPDIIEERVGALMRTQQEVAFRRNAAMKGRELLVMIDDFGHMEGPGGISVYPARHAGQAPEVDSVTLVQGGEYDPGEVVRVRITGHRDYDLLAAPVTIGLPVLNG; translated from the coding sequence TTGGCCGCGCCGTCCGTATCCTTCGTATCCCTGGGTTGCCCCAAGAACCTCGTCGACTCCGAGAAGATGCTCGGATTGATCGCCGAGGCGGGCTGCCCGATCGTCAGCCCGGATGATCCCGCCGACGTGGTGGTGGTCAACACCTGCGGATTCCTGTCGGCCTCGCGCGAGGAGGCGGTCGGCATCCTCCGCGAGCTGGCCGATCAGAAGCGTGCGGGGGAGTTGAAGCGCATCGTCGTGGCGGGCTGCCTCGTGCAGCGCGATGGCCGGGGTCTGATCGGCGAGATTCCCGAGATCGACGCACTGGTGGGGGTTAACAACCGGCACGACGTGGTGCGCGCGGTGCTGGGAAGCAAGCGCCGCAGCGCGAAGTCCAAAAAGACCGGCGCGAGCGCAAAGTCCCGCTCATCGGCATCGAACCCCCGCTCGACCGCATCGCGCAGCCTGCCGGTCGTAGCACCGGACACCTACCTCGGCGATTACCACGCCGCGAGCTGGACCGAAGCGAACCGTTCCGATCGCGCCCGCCTTCGTCTCACGCCGACGCACTACGCCTACCTTCGCATGAGCGAGGGCTGCAACCAGAAGTGCACCTTCTGCACGATTCCCTCGATCCGCGGGCCGATGCACTGCAAGACGCCCGACGAGATCATGGCCGAGGCGCGCGAGCTGATCGACGACGGCGCGCTGGAGCTGAACCTCATCGGGCAGGACACGACGAGCTACGGGCAGGACCTCGGCTACGAACCGGGCCTGTCGGGGCTGCTGCGGATGCTGAACACGCTCGACGGCGTGCGCTGGATTCGCCTGATGTACGCCTACCCGAGCGATTTCACCGATGAGATGATCGACGCCATCGGGCAGTGCGAGAAGATCGCCCCCTACATCGACATTCCGCTGCAGCACATCAACGACCGCGTGCTGAAGGCGATGCACCGACGGGTGACGCGCCGGGAGACCGAGACGCTGCTGACGAAGCTGCGCGAGCGGATCCCCGGCGTCGCGATTCGCACGACCTTCATCGCCGGCTTCCCCGGCGAGACCCACGCGGAGTTCCAGGAACTGCAGCGGTTCATCGCGGAGTTCGGCTTTGAGGCGGTCGGCGTCTTCCCCTATTCCAGCGAGCCGGGCACGCCGGCGCACAAAATGAAGGGCGCGATCGACCCCGACATCATCGAGGAGCGCGTCGGCGCGCTGATGCGGACGCAGCAGGAGGTCGCCTTTCGCCGCAACGCCGCCATGAAGGGCCGCGAGCTGCTGGTGATGATCGACGACTTCGGACACATGGAGGGCCCCGGCGGCATCAGCGTTTACCCCGCGCGGCACGCCGGCCAGGCGCCGGAGGTGGACAGCGTCACGCTGGTGCAGGGCGGCGAGTACGATCCCGGCGAGGTCGTGCGCGTCCGCATCACGGGCCACCGGGACTACGACCTGCTCGCCGCGCCGGTCACGATCGGCCTGCCGGTGCTGAACGGATAA
- the yjdF gene encoding Inner membrane protein YjdF has product MPSTRLHYGLLASFLIVFAWSAIGPHDRFTWMLEVAPTVVAAFVLIATHRRFPLTRLAYLCIWLHAMILLVGGHYTYAEVPLFNWLRDAMGGTRNHYDRVGHFAQGFFPAIIAREVLVRCSPLRPGKWLAFLVTCVCLAISATYELIEWWTALATGEAAEAFLGTQGDIWDTQWDMALALTGAIAAQATLTRLHDRQLAPLARRCP; this is encoded by the coding sequence ATGCCATCGACACGCCTGCACTACGGACTTCTCGCTTCGTTTCTGATCGTGTTCGCCTGGTCAGCGATCGGGCCGCACGACCGATTCACGTGGATGCTGGAGGTCGCGCCGACCGTGGTGGCGGCGTTCGTTCTGATCGCCACCCATCGCCGGTTTCCGTTGACGCGACTCGCCTACCTCTGCATCTGGCTGCATGCGATGATCCTTCTGGTCGGCGGGCACTACACCTACGCCGAGGTGCCGCTCTTCAACTGGCTGCGCGACGCGATGGGCGGGACCCGCAACCATTACGACCGGGTCGGCCACTTCGCGCAGGGGTTCTTCCCCGCGATCATCGCGCGCGAGGTCCTCGTGCGCTGCTCGCCGCTGCGTCCGGGCAAATGGCTGGCGTTTCTGGTGACGTGCGTGTGCCTGGCGATCAGCGCGACGTACGAACTCATTGAGTGGTGGACGGCGCTGGCGACGGGCGAAGCCGCCGAGGCGTTCCTGGGAACCCAGGGCGACATCTGGGACACGCAATGGGACATGGCGCTGGCGCTCACCGGCGCGATCGCCGCGCAGGCAACGCTGACCCGCCTTCACGATCGCCAGCTCGCCCCCCTCGCGCGGCGCTGCCCATAG
- the gcdC gene encoding Glutaconyl-CoA decarboxylase subunit gamma gives MQRVQLIPLAETSAGDAKPLDVAIERANGDAEHDFTVSLGDRRVDVRIDWHDAGAAASRGNLHLHGRLVPFHAIRRDDTIELWMQGRLWRFDVPRRTARRATGADASVASTGRLTAPMPGTVLKVNAAAGDTFAAHQPLIVMESMKMEMALSAPHAGRVAEVCCRAGQLVEMGAVLLRFAENAE, from the coding sequence ATGCAACGCGTCCAGCTCATTCCACTTGCCGAGACTTCCGCCGGCGATGCGAAGCCGCTCGACGTCGCCATCGAGCGCGCCAACGGCGACGCGGAGCACGATTTCACGGTCAGCCTCGGCGACCGGCGCGTTGATGTGCGCATCGACTGGCATGACGCGGGCGCTGCGGCGTCTCGCGGCAACCTGCATTTGCACGGACGACTCGTTCCGTTTCACGCGATCCGGCGCGACGACACGATTGAACTCTGGATGCAGGGCCGACTCTGGCGGTTTGACGTGCCGCGGCGCACGGCACGCCGCGCGACCGGGGCCGACGCATCGGTCGCTTCGACCGGCCGACTCACCGCGCCGATGCCGGGAACCGTCCTGAAGGTCAACGCCGCCGCCGGCGACACGTTTGCGGCACATCAGCCGCTCATCGTCATGGAATCCATGAAGATGGAAATGGCGCTTTCCGCGCCGCACGCCGGCCGCGTGGCCGAAGTCTGCTGCCGCGCGGGCCAGCTCGTCGAGATGGGAGCCGTGCTGCTCCGCTTCGCGGAGAATGCCGAATGA
- the yngG gene encoding Hydroxymethylglutaryl-CoA lyase YngG, with protein MTVSPSCILPRRVRIVEVGPRDGLQNESTPIPTDIKLQFIEKLAAAGLRDIEATSFVHPKAVPQLADAMELARQLPHRDRVTYSALVPNAVGWDRCLQSGIERIAVFTAASESFTAKNIRMTIEESLSVFAPILQDATRRAFTTRAYISTCFECPYEGRVAREKVRDLAERLVEMGAGEIAISDTIGAAAPTDVSDTVGFVLERVPASHIALHFHDTYGTALANVCAGLQLGIATFDSSAGGLGGCPYAPGAAGNLATEDLVYLLDRMGIETGVDLAAVADASAVIGSALGRSPASRNWQRIMQSRCAKANG; from the coding sequence ATGACTGTTTCGCCTTCATGCATTCTTCCACGTCGCGTCCGCATCGTCGAGGTCGGCCCGCGCGACGGCCTGCAGAACGAATCAACGCCCATCCCGACCGACATCAAGCTGCAATTCATTGAGAAGCTCGCCGCCGCCGGCCTGCGCGACATCGAGGCGACGTCGTTTGTCCATCCCAAGGCCGTGCCGCAACTGGCCGACGCGATGGAACTGGCGCGCCAACTGCCGCATCGCGACCGCGTAACCTACTCCGCGCTCGTGCCGAACGCGGTCGGCTGGGATCGTTGCCTGCAATCCGGCATCGAGCGCATCGCCGTGTTCACCGCCGCTTCGGAGTCGTTCACGGCGAAGAACATCCGCATGACCATTGAGGAGTCGCTCTCGGTCTTTGCGCCGATTCTGCAGGACGCAACCCGACGAGCCTTCACGACCCGCGCGTACATTTCAACTTGTTTTGAATGCCCATACGAGGGTCGCGTCGCGCGCGAGAAGGTGCGCGATCTGGCAGAGCGGTTGGTTGAAATGGGAGCGGGAGAGATCGCCATCAGCGACACCATCGGGGCAGCCGCGCCGACCGACGTGTCGGACACGGTCGGCTTCGTGTTGGAACGTGTGCCGGCGTCGCACATTGCTTTACACTTCCACGATACCTATGGCACGGCGCTGGCCAACGTCTGCGCGGGGCTGCAACTTGGAATTGCGACGTTCGATTCGTCGGCCGGCGGGCTGGGGGGGTGTCCCTATGCACCTGGGGCGGCAGGAAACCTTGCGACCGAAGACTTGGTCTATCTGCTGGACCGAATGGGGATCGAAACCGGTGTTGACCTGGCCGCCGTGGCGGATGCCTCTGCCGTGATCGGTTCCGCACTGGGTCGATCCCCCGCGAGCCGCAATTGGCAGCGGATCATGCAATCCCGCTGTGCGAAGGCGAACGGATAA
- the nanT gene encoding Putative sialic acid transporter, with protein sequence MIRPYLELPRTVYILALGSFINRAGAFFLVFLTIYLGEHLHLGERFATRTMGVFGAGAIIAAIVGGHLADWLGRKRVMLASLFGGAAVLCAFTALTNPWHLQAAVFAFGFLGEMYRPASTAMVSDVTTTEQRPTAFALLYFSVNLGFAVGPIVGGEVVERFSFSTIFLADAATSATYAIIILLALRETIHLAHAQSLQARSESSPGKSTPGEATPAAASPAADPAPPRIEVGWRQALARLGRDRVFLTFCLATLCISMCFMQHLSTLPLFAREHGIGAKTYGRLIALNGALIVVLQLPFTTLLRRFDRGRMIALSTLIIGAGYGLTAFAHTPTEFAGTIFVWTIGELMQLPFLASVASDLAPADMRGRYMGVFGLCFSSANMIGAPIGGEVLARFGGGYIWAGCFAMGLISGALFLSIRRHISIREATRLIA encoded by the coding sequence ATGATTCGGCCGTATCTCGAACTGCCCCGCACCGTCTACATCCTCGCGCTGGGTTCGTTCATCAATCGCGCCGGCGCGTTCTTCCTCGTCTTCCTCACGATTTACCTCGGGGAGCACCTGCACCTGGGCGAGCGCTTCGCAACCCGGACCATGGGCGTCTTCGGGGCCGGCGCGATCATCGCCGCCATCGTCGGCGGTCACCTGGCCGACTGGCTCGGGCGCAAGCGCGTGATGCTCGCCAGCCTTTTCGGCGGCGCGGCGGTGCTCTGCGCCTTCACCGCCCTGACCAACCCGTGGCACCTGCAGGCGGCCGTTTTCGCGTTCGGGTTTCTCGGTGAGATGTACCGCCCGGCTTCTACCGCCATGGTCAGCGACGTGACCACCACCGAGCAGCGCCCCACGGCCTTCGCCCTGCTCTATTTCTCCGTCAACCTCGGCTTCGCGGTCGGCCCGATCGTCGGTGGCGAAGTCGTGGAGCGGTTTTCCTTCAGCACGATCTTTCTCGCCGACGCCGCCACCTCGGCGACCTACGCGATCATCATCCTGCTGGCTCTTCGCGAGACGATCCATCTCGCTCACGCCCAATCGTTGCAAGCCCGGAGCGAATCAAGCCCGGGCAAATCAACCCCCGGCGAAGCAACGCCCGCCGCCGCATCCCCGGCCGCTGACCCCGCCCCGCCGCGCATCGAAGTCGGCTGGCGGCAGGCGCTTGCACGCCTCGGGCGCGACCGGGTCTTTCTCACCTTCTGCCTCGCCACGCTCTGCATCAGCATGTGCTTCATGCAGCATCTTTCCACGTTGCCGCTCTTCGCGCGCGAACACGGCATCGGCGCCAAGACCTACGGCCGACTGATCGCGCTTAACGGCGCGCTCATTGTCGTACTGCAGTTGCCGTTCACGACGCTCCTGCGGCGATTTGATCGCGGTCGGATGATCGCCCTCTCAACGCTCATCATCGGCGCGGGCTACGGGCTGACCGCCTTCGCGCACACTCCCACGGAGTTCGCGGGAACGATCTTCGTCTGGACGATCGGCGAGCTGATGCAGTTGCCGTTTCTGGCGTCGGTCGCCTCGGACCTCGCCCCGGCCGATATGCGCGGGCGTTACATGGGCGTCTTCGGCCTGTGTTTCTCCAGTGCCAACATGATCGGCGCGCCGATCGGCGGGGAAGTCCTTGCGCGGTTCGGCGGCGGCTACATCTGGGCCGGATGCTTTGCGATGGGGCTGATCTCCGGCGCGCTGTTCCTCTCCATCCGCCGCCACATCTCCATCCGGGAGGCGACGCGGCTGATCGCGTAG